GCCGAATGGCTGCAGCGTTGCAGAACATATACCGCGACTATGAGGCTAACCAGGCTAGTCAGCCCTCCTCCACATCTTCCAGTAGTGCTTCTGCGCAATCGGGAGCGCCCTCTACGGCTGTTCAATCGCCAGTATCCACGCCTGCCATTGAACCATCTCAGAATGATCAAAGTGCCTTTTGGCAAAGCATCTGGAAGTAGCTATGCCGTTAATTCTGATTTTCTTAGTCGCGATGCTTACCGGGATCTATTTTCTTTCAGAAAATAGTGAGGCATCTAAGATCGATTCGTTCACTGCGGAAAACAACGTCCGCGTAACGAACATGCTTATCTACAGAAATGCCGTCACCTTATTTGCTGAAGCAAACCCCTCTTACACCGGAGTTGTGCCCGACAACAACCTATCGCTGCCAACCTGGTTCAGGAAGATGAACGATATAGGAAACTATGTCGCTACTGGTAAAGCATATGTCTATGCACAGGGGCGTTCTGAACTAGCCTATGCTTTAGCTGAAAAAACAGAGTCCATCGCTGTCGGTATAAAGAAAAATGGGGTGCTGGTACATCCCTCAGAAGGTAATACCGGAATTGCTGTTCCAGCAAGCGTGCCGGATGAATCTGTGGTGATCCTATAATGATTAGGCATTGTATGGCGCTTCTTATCATACTTTTGCCGAGCATATGCAAAGCGGAAGTTCCACCGCCGACCTACCAGAATGTCGCTATGCAGGCCGGCGTGCCTGTTGAATATCTTTACGCAGTTGCAAAAACCGAAAGTAACACCCAATTGACTATCGGCTACTACCCATGGCCATGGACGCTGAATGTCGCCGGAGAAAGCCGGCGGTTTGCGACATTCAAAGAGGCCTGCGCTGACGCAGAGTCGGCTGTCGCGAAACACGGCGGCCGTTCTGTCGATATTGGTATCGGTCAATTGAACTGGGGCTATAACGGATTTAAATACTTTGCCTCTCCTTGCGATTCATTGAATCCGAGGAGAAACCTCGAAGTGGCTGCGATGCTTCTAAGGCAGCATTTCGAGAAGTATGGCGATTGGTTAGAGGCTGCAGGACGCTATCATCGCCCGGCAGGAGGAGCGCCTGCCGAAATATACAAAGCGAAGATCAGGAAGCGTCTTCAACAAATCACGATAGTATCCCGATAGGTATTACGCATGTCATCGCCCAATGAAACAGGCCCTGTAGATGCTGCTTTGATTCAAAAAAGCGAGCCGGTTCGTATTGAGCCTCTACTTGAACCATTTGATTTTCGCGGCGACTTTACTGCGCAAAACTTTATGCGCTTCCTCAAATCCTGCGCAGACCAGGGGGTCTCTGACCTAACGATTCAAGGAGGCGATTACATTTGGGCTGAAAAACATGGTCGTCAATGTAAGGCCACCATCCAGACGATCAACCAAGGGCAACTTTCACCGCTTATAAGCTCCGTTTGGCAGGCCGAAGTAATAAGTAAAATGCGTGCTGGCGAAGGCGCCGATAGAGCTTTGGAGTTGGCCGGGGAAGAACTCGGAATTGCAAGGGGCAAGAGACTCAGGTTCCGTTGCAACTTCATTCAGGCTCGTGTTGCAAAAATCGACGAAGCCTACTCAATCACGTTGCGTGTGATCCCTTCGGAGTTGCCAGATATTTTCCAGATGAACCTTGAACCTGAGCTGTTCGAGGCTATGTACCCTTCTCAAGGTCTCGTGCTGGTCTGCGGGCCTACCGGGTCTGGCAAAACAACGCTTCAAGCCGCGGTGTACGGCTACGCCGGTTCAGCGATGCCCGATAGGAAAGTGGTGACCTATGAAGATCCCGTAGAGTTCGTTCTAGGCGGTGATCACTGGAAAGGCCCGCAGCCATCGCAGTCGCAAATAGGTCGAGACATAGGTGATTTTGCACGTGGCCTAAAGAATGCCATGCGGCGTAAGCCGAGTATCATTGGCATCGGTGAAGCTCGCGATCTTGAAACTATGGACGCCATGATTGAGGCGGGACTGAGCGGGCACCTGTGTTACGCGACGGTACATACTGAATCCGTTCCAGAGACAATCAACCGAATTATTCAGGTATACCCACCAGCACAGCAGTCTGCTGTCGCTTCCCGGCTTATGGGCTGCTTGCGCGTAATTGTTGTTCAGCGTCTTCTTAAAACCACTGATGGCAAACGAGTTGCTATCAGAGAGTTCGTTATTTTTGACCGCGATTTAAGGAATGAGCTCCAATCCGAGTCTTACGAGCAATGGTCATTGATCTTGCGCAAGAAACTGGAAGCGGCAAAAGAAACGCTCGATGATAAAGCCTGGGAGCTATTCATTAAGGAGCGGATTGACCAGAGCGAGTTTATCGAGTTGGTAGGCCACAAAGCATTTCGTATGCGTATGGAGGCGATTTCGTGAGAATCTCCATTTGGCAACATGCAGGTAGGACACCAAAGATATTTGGTATTCCGTGCATGGCATTTCTACCGATTTTCATTTGGCTGTTTCACATGCGGTTATGGACGTTTGGTCTTGCTTGCTTTGTTATTGCTTTCTTTACCGTTCTATCCCACTTCGGCTTAACGTTTACTGTGCTTTGGGGAAAGGTTCTCCATCTAGTAAGGGGGCCAAGGATTTTCGCACGCCCCTGGTGGTATCGAAACAGATTTCAAGACATTGATCGATAGATTCAGGAGGTTTCATGGCAGAGCTATCTCTCCGACACGCAAATATTATTCAGCAGGCGCTTGATAATGAAGATGGCACCACCAAGTGGTGGACGTCTGAAATGACTCCGGAACTGCTTCAACTGCTCGAAAGCCATGGTTTGAAATCGCAAGGAATAGCGCCTAAGGCACCGCTAGGTAGCCGCCCGGACTTCTGGACTTTGCTGACTATCGCAGACAGAGAAGCTGCAGAAGCGGCTATTCGACCTTTCCGTGTACCGACCGCACCGATCGACTTCAAACTGACTCCCATTGAGCACAACTCGCATTGGGCTGATTACATTTGCCCCGAATGCGGCTCGAAAGACATTCGTTGGAGTGATGGCGACAGTGTGGGTGTGCCGGTTTTACCCGATGGTATCGACTCTTACGGTGATGTTGATACAAGCCTCATGGTCGGCAAGTGCACATGTAGTCAGCCGCTATTTTTTTACGAGTTCGGTTTCTCGACAGTTTCCTACCCGGACGACGTTCATGTTTTTTGTGTCCCGAATATTGAACAGGCACCTGACAAGTTTCAGATATTTCGGGCTGAGGCTATAGGCCTTTCTCCATGGGCTGTTTCCAGGCGGTGGTACAGCAGTTCGCCGTTGGGGAAAGGGCCGTTTACTGTCGACTACCACCAGTTTGGCCCCTTCAAGCTGGACCATGAAGGCGAGTTGTCTGGCTCGAATGGAGTTGTTCGTGGCGGCTTCGAGGGTAATGACAAATGGATCATTGGCCGCGATTTGTTCCTCAATCTCGCCGGAAAAGCCATGCGAGAACTAAAGAGTGCCCCCCTCCTCTCTTCCTTCGAGCAACAAGCCGGCTAGGAAATCTTTATGCGGTGCGAAGTTACTGCAAGGCCATGATTAACAACGTCAGAAACAGGTAGTAAACGATGAAGAATATATTGATTGCGGCATTCGTAACTTTTTTTGCGGTCACGGCGCACGCTGAAACTCCTCACAATATCTTTCTAAGCGGGAAGGTCTTCAAAGGCGAGGAGGTTGTTGCAACTTTCGCTGCGCCAACGATCCTCGGCGCAGCGCTCCCGGTCAAAAACCAGGTGCTGCATAGTTACATCGAAAAGGCGGTCACTGACGGTAAGAGAACGGACTTGGTTCCAGGCAAGCTGGCTACCGGTTTGTCCTTGACCATCACGCCGACGGCTGTTTCAGAAGACAACGTGCTTGTTGCTGTTAGTGGTGAGCTGGCCAAGCTTCACGGATTCGATAAAGCACCGGTCGCAGGCACAGAGCTGGCAATCGACCTGCCCAAGATTACCTCGCATGTCTTCAGCAACTCTTTTGCAGTCAATAAGCACGAGCCGTTGGAGTTTGGCTTCGGTGATTGCACTCTCGTCGAGGGCAATCCAACTGACTGCACGCATAAGCTGGTTCTGAGCGCTGCAGCCCCCAACTGATTGGTTTAGCCCGGGAAACCGGACTGCTCTGTTTGCTTGCGACACAATATCTGGTGTTCGATCAGCTGGTGGGGAACACCAGATATTGTGCTCAGAGGATCGTGTCTATGTCATGGGCGGATGCAGCAGCGCCACTTGTCGCGGAAGTGATTCGAAGCGTTGGCCGGAGTGACCTTAAAGCTTTGCGAAAAGCACTGAGGGATGCTTACCCGTGGGGGGCACGCGAGCGCACTCCATATAAGGCCTGGCGCGCTGAAGTTCGCCGGCAGCTGGGACACCCACTGAATACTCCCAAAGCAGATCCGTCGAACACACAAACCGACCTTTTCATTTCGCGGTAAGCCTATTCTGGCTGGTCCGTTTCCCCAGTTTTTCGCTGTCCGTCCCTATTCAACTTCCGTAGTTCGGTGCTGATCCCGGCCCTGTCTAAGTGGGGCTGCCGATCGGCGCCGGCGGCGCGGATCTGCTCGAGGCGCTCCTGCAGGGCGAGGTGGCCACCGCCAGGTGCTGACGCTGCGCGCGAGCTCGAGGCTGTCCGCTGGCGGCGGTACCGGCCAGGCCGGGGCGGTAGTGGAGCTGCTGCAGGCCTTTCCCGGGCGCGGAGCTGGATCCTCGATCTGCTCGAGGTCGGCCAGGTGCACCAAGTGTTGTCGATCGGCGCCGGCGGCGCGGATCTGGTTAAGGAGCTGCTGCAGGGCATGGTGGCCATCACCAGGTGCTGGTGGTGCGCGCGTGCTCGAGGCTGTTCGCCGGCGGCGGTATTGGCCAGGCCGGCGTGGCGGTGGAGCTGCTGCAGGGCGCGGTGGCCATCACCAGGTGCTGACACTGCGCGCGTGCTCGAGGCGGTCCGCCGGCGGCGGTACCGGCCAGGCCGGCGCGGCGGTGGAGCTGCTGCAGGCCCGCCCACTCCCCGGGCGCGGTGCTGGATCCTGGGCGCGATCGAGGCCGACCAGGTGCGGTTGATCGGCGCCGGCGGCACGGATCTGCTCGTGGAGCTCCCGCGGGGCGCGGTGGCCATCACCAGGTGCTGGAGGCTGTTCGCCGGAGGCGCTGCCGGCCAGGCCGGCGCGGTGTTGAAGCTGCTGCAGGCCTTCGCCTGGGTGCGATGCTGGATCCTGGGCGCGATCAAGGTCGACCAGGTGGTGTTGCTGGCGATCGGCGCCGGCGGCTGTGAGGGATTGTTGGTCAAGGGTCTGCCCGGAAGCCGCAGCGGAGCGGATCCAGCGTGCTGGAGAGCACCGAACGGGTGAGGACAGAAGCGAAGCGCGCCCTTGCACCAGGTGTTTGGGAAGTAAGGCTCCGCCAGCGGTTCAGGGGGTTTGCTTTTCCCCCTGGGCCGTTGGGGACAGAGGCCGACTCGCTCCCTTCCTCAGGAAGGGCGGGGGGATGGAGCTAGGAAGGTTATTCGTGGAGAGCTGATTGTTGGTTACGCCGCTCTAAGGCCCTAAGCATGTATTCGATCGCCCTTTCGAGCGCTGCTACCGCCCAATCAGGGCATGGACTAGAGCTTGGCTTGTCCTGGTCATTCACCCAAGATCGGACAGTGCGGGCGGAACAAGGCCGCTGAGTCACGGCAGCTATCAGCTCTGCACTTTTCGCCTGAGTGATCCCATATGTTTTCAATAGGTGAAGGTATTGCTGACGGTTATCCATAGGCGCCTCACACGCTGAATAGGCAAAACTGCCTAAGACAAGGAATAGGTATTATTGCCTATCAAAGGTCGTGGTCTGAACAACCCGCTCAATTTCGTCCAGTGCAAGCCTCCGCCAAGCCGCCCTCGCATACAAAACATACGGCCAGGCAGACCAAAATCCTATCCAGATCAGGAAGCCGTAACGACCGCGCTCGGACGCCATTGTATTGAGGGCTACTTTGAGGGCAGCCATGCCGATTGCCGCCCAGAGGACAGCAAACAACGGATATGCGCAGCCGATGCCAAAGACCAGCCAACCGCCTATACAGGCAATCTGGTGCTCGACTCGATCAAAGACTGGTTTGCGGTCCATCGGTTGTTGTCCTTGATCAATTAGTGGCATCGATCCAGCCCTTGTCTTTCATCAGCTCAGCCTGACGCTCCAGCCATTCCATCTGCTGCCAATACTCGCCCTCCGAGCCTTCTGCGTACTCCGCGGGTTTGATTGCACGATGCTCTGCAAGCTCGGCGAGGAGTTTGCTTCCTCGCTCTCTGCGGCTTTTCCAAATGGCTGCGCCGACGTCCAGCAGATGCTGATCGTTTTCGCCATGAAGACGGTAGTAGTTCACCAGCTCTAGGAAAATCTGGAAGTGCTCAGTGTCAAAGTTGCCGATAGAATCGCCTCGGAACTGACCCAGAGAGCCGTTGTAGCAGCTCAAGGCGAAGTCCTGCAGGGCGCCGGCAGCGCTGTATGACTGGTGAACCAGAATGTCGCGGTATTTCAGAAATGGGGAATCGCTGGCCATCTTCTCGTTCCTTCGTCTAGTGGGTGCTCTAGCCTTGCGGCGTATGAATGTCAGGCTTGGCCGGATCGCTCCAGCCGATGCAGGCCAGGAGCCGGCGCGGTGGCGGTTCCTGGCCCGGCGGTGGGCCATAGCGCTCGGCGGCGCAAGCACGATCTAGGGCAGCGGCTTCCGCTGCTTCCTGGCGAGCGTCGTAGATGGCAAAGGCCAGGAGAACCATCAGCAGCAGCGCAGCGCAGGCCTGGGTGATGTTTCGCTTGTTCATTGGGCAGTTTCCTTACTCAATGTGCTCTAGCAGCACCCGGGGTTTCTACCAACGCAGCAATCCCCTTCCAACTTTTGTATTTGGCTTCCACATCGGCCAAGCTGTCGAAGTCCTTCCAACTCTCGCCGCCGAGGCCCCAAACACGGGTTGCAGCGTTGCGGGTTTTCACCCGCCAGCCTTTCTTAGTCTGCACCAGAACCATGCGCGTGCCCCTGTTCTCGACGGCGTAGCTGGTGTCGTCAAGCTGCTGAATAGTCGGCATTACACCCCCTCTGCCAGTAGTTTGGCCGCAGTCTGACTAGCGTCTAGGGCTAGACCCCAGGCCTGCTGTAGCGCAAATGGTTGGCCCTCAACGATGCCGGCGGCATCGGAGTATGCGATCTGCGCCATTTCTGCAACGCGCTGAGTCACCGCCTCTTCCCACTGGGAGTAACTGGACATGTTCATTGGCTCCTGATTCGGTGGCCCGCCCGGCGCACCGGGCAGCGGTTGTTAGGCTTCAACGAGCGCGTTGCTGACAGCCTTCGGCTTTGGATAAGAACCGATATACACGGCTTCTGCAGGAAGGCCTTCGGAGACGCTCCAAGCCTGGCCTGCCTTATCGAAGTTGACCGAATCAAAGGGGCGCTCCCAAGTCGTGAAACACACCGCGTTAGGTGCCAGCCAATACAGGACCTCGATAGAACACCCACCCTGGATGCTCAGCACCTGAAACCCCTTCCCAAGCAATTGACCTGCTGCCATTTCCCTTCCCTCAGAGATCTACTTCAACAAGGGATATTCTATAGTAAACCGTGGAATATACAAGAAGAATCCATGCTTATGTATAGAATTTCAGCACCGAACAGATGAACGCATGCTTCTGCTGGATACCGTTAAGTCGGTTGTAGAACTGGCTCGGTGTCACCCCGTGTTTGTAGGTAGCTTCCTTGGCAGACATCCCGTTAACGAGGTGGTCACGCAACGCAGCAATCACCTTCTCGCCGCTTGTCTTGGTATCGCTGAGCAGAAGTTCGAAGTGTTCAGGCTCAACGTTCCCGGCGATTAAAACAGATCCATCAACCTTCATCAGTCAGCTCCGAAAAGGTACGTGCCTCCATAGTTTACTATGGACAATGGCGCACTATCCAGCGGCTGCTCATGTGGAGCGGTGGTCGCGCTCGAGGCTGTTCGCCGGCGGCGCTGCCGGCCAGGCCGGCGCAGCGGTGGAGCTGCTGCAGGCCTTTCCTCGGGTGCGGTGCTGGATCCTTGGCGCGATCGAGGTCGACCAGGTGCTGGAGTTGGTGGGTGCGTATATCGGCGACGTTGTACGTCGGCGGTTGGCTTGGTTTGTTGGTCAAGGGTCTGCCCGGAAGCCGCATGCGGAGCGGAACCAGCGTGCTGGAGAGCACCGAACGGGTGAGGACAGAAGCGAAGCGCGCCCTTGCACCAGGAGCTTGAGAAGTAAGGCTCCGCCAGCGGTTCAGGGGGTTTGCTTTTCCCCCTGGGCCGTTGGGGACAGAGGCCGACTCGCTCCCTTCCTTAGGAAGGGCGGGGGGATGGGATAGGCCGCTTGCGGCCTAGGAAAAGGGCCGGCGTGCCGGCCCGTATCCACGGGTCACATCCGCAATCTCATCCTCTCTTGTTGCGGTGCTTGATCCTCACGTTGCGATCGAGGTGTCCAGGTCGACACATGGTTATCATCAGCCTGCATCAGCTTCAGCTCTGTCATCACGTCGCGGACGTCCTGCCTCAAGTCCTCGAGCTTGGCCTGCTGGGGAAACGGCTTGTCCTTTTCCAGCAGCGCTCGCTGATATTCAGCTTTCTCTCTGTCGCGAGTTTCAGCAGCATCGCTACGCCACGTCTCGAATTTGGCCAGGAAGTTGTCGAGACGGCTGGTGAAGCCCGCGAGACTGAACTTGTCGTCGGCGGAATAGCGCAGGTTATCTGGTTCGTAGCTGTCATGCCCAGCCAGGCAGAACTGTAGTGTCTCCCGGCGGGCATAAACCTCGATCTCGAAGCCTCGGTACTTGCCAACAGGAATTTCAGCCGCAGCGTCTGTCAGTGTCTGTGCCTTGCTCTCGATCGCCTTTTTCATGCTGTACATGATTTGTGCCAAGGCCTGCTCGCGGTCCTTCTCGCCGTAGACCTTGCCATTTGCCTCGAAAGCGAACTCATCACGGGTGTTCGCGTCACGAATAGCGATTTCGGCATTGCAACGGCTGATCGTCCGTTCAGCTCTTATGTCCGCGCCGGCCAGCCAGTCGATGCGGCTTTCAAGACCATGCAGATTGCGTTTGAAGTTGGAGTAGACCGCTTCCAGCTTTTTCAGGTCGGCACTTAACTTCACCTGCAGGAAGATGAGCGGGTTCCCCGTCGCGGCCGCTTTCATTTCGGCGGCGTTGGCCGCTTCACTCGCCACGTCCTCGATGACACGCTGTAGCGTGTCCCCTTTTCGGAATTGTTCGATGCCGGCAGCCTTGTATTCAATCGTCTGCCACATACGGCTGTCGTATGTCTGTTTCGTGGCGTAGCGCAGGATCTCCACCTCGAAGCCTTCAGGATCTTCTTCGTAGAAGAAGTTGCCCTGGCGGATGATCCTTCCCTCGCGTTGCTCCAGGTCGCTCGGTCGCCACGGTGCGTCCAGATGGTGCTCAGCAACCAGCCTGCGCTGTACGTTGGTACCTGCTCCCATCTTGGCGGTAGAGCCGAGCAGTATGCGCACCTCGCCCCTGTTCATCTCGTCGAACAGTTTCGACTTTTGCAGATCGCTGCTGGCTTCATGGATGAACCTCACCTGGTGCGCGGGTATCCCTCGCGCCAGAAGCTTCGCCTTGATGTCGTCGTAGACGCTGAATTGCGAGCTACCGGCGAGGAGCTCGTCCATGGACACTGCGGGCAGATCGTCATCTACCTCATCATCGTCATTTGCAGGTGCAGGCCCGGCCGCTTTCTTGAGCTTGGGCGTTGAGAGGTCGCAGAAGACCAGTTGCGTGCCTTTGCGCTCGTCCCAGCTCGACCAGATCCGGTGAATATTGTCGATCGCGACGTTGATTTTCGAATCCGGATGGTCGGGTGCCGCGGGATTGATCAGTCTGAAATCGAGGCCTGCTTTGCGAGCCTCGTTGGTGATTTTAAGCGGGTTGTCGATGCGTGGATCTTTCGGCAGGTTTTCCATCCGATGGATGATCGAGCCACGGTTCCACTCTTTAACCTGGCTCCCATCGGCACGATATATCGGCTGCCCGGCATCATCGGTTTGAACTGACTGAACGCCCATGAAATGGGCCTGATCGCTCGATCGGTCGACGACAATGTTCTGAGGCCGTCCTCCTTTGACCTTCGGTACCGGGAACCTGGTACCCCGCTCTTCGGCCTGGCGATCAAGGTCTGCCTTCGTAATAACGTCAGCAAAGGTCCGGTATTGGGTGATCAGCTCAGGGACGTTCTGGAACTTCGCGAAGCGGCTATTGAGCTTGTAATTCACTCCAGTCGCATCAAGCTCCCACCCGGACACAACCTGTCCAAATGTGCTCGCCCAGGCGTCGAAGTGCACGATGCCACGGGCCTTGAGCTCGTCGTACTGCATATAGCGCTGCATTGTGTAGAGCTCTGCGATGGTGTTGCTGATCGGCGTGCCGGTGGCAAAAAATACTCCTCGCCCTTCGTGGCGCTGCTGCAGGTACCGACACTTCACGAACAGGTCAAACGCCTTCTCCGATCCTGCCAGGTTGCCAAGGCCAGATACGCGGCTCAGCGAGGTGGTGATATAGAGGTTTTTGAATTCGTGCGCTTCGTCGACGACGAGTGCATCGACCCCAAGGTCAGCAAAGCTGACAGCCTGATCTTTCGAGCCGGTATCCGCTTTGCGCTCGAGACGTTCCTTCATTCGCTCTCGGGCTTTCTCCATCTCCTTGATGGTGATGCGGTCACCGTTCTCTGCCTTGAGCTGCCGCACTGCATCGGATAGGTCGTTGATCTGCTCCGACAGAATGTCATGGAGGGTCTCCTCGGGCATGCCGATCTTCTTGAATGAACTGTGCGCCACGATCACCGCGTCCCAATCGCCTGTGGCGATTCGGGCAAACAGCTTCTCGCGGTTTTCCTTCTTGAAGTCAGCTTTTTCGGCCACCAGGATGTTGGCGTTCGGGTAGAGCGAGTAGAACGCGTCCTTCCACTGCAGCAACAAATGGTTCGGCACGACCACCATCGGCTTGTTCATCAAGCCCATGCGTTTGCTTTCCATCACGGTACCGACAGCGACTAGGGTCTTGCCGGCGCCGACGACGTGGTCGAAGAGTGCGGTTCCGTCCTGGATGCCTCGCCAAATGGCATCCTTCTGGTGAGGGCGCAGGGTGATGTCCAGCGATGCGCCGGGAAGCTGCAGATGCGAACCGTCATAGCGTGCAGCGACGTTCGTATTGAAGCGATCGTTGTAGATCCTCGCCAGTCGCTCGCGGCGCTCCTTGTCCTCCCATACCCAATCCAGAAAGGCTTGGCGGATTTCATCCGCTTTCTGGTTTGCGGCAGCGGTCTGGACTTCGTTGATCCGATAGATCTTGTTGCCACGCTCGTCCTTGCCCACTTCGTCGCGAACTTGAATGGCGTGTCCAAGAAGGATCGCTTCGATCAGTTGATGCGCAGGATAACGCTCGGTACCCCAGGTCACGCAGCCAGTTGTCCTGTCGGCCTGGCCGATTTTGGCCAGATACTTGCCAAGCGAGGCCTGATAGGTAACGCGGCAAGAAACCCGCCCGAGGAGGTGACGAACAAACTCCTCTACGTCTCGGTCTGGAACCCACGTGGAGCCAAGCTGCACAGAGATGTCTACAGGCTCAATGTCAGCCGGTTGAACAGCGCGTAGCGCCTCAAGGTTTTCGCTGTACTGAGGATTCTCGGCGGCAGCAGCGGCTGCGTTGCGGAGCTTGTCCTTGACGTTGCCTGTCAGGTACTGGTCAGCGGTTTCCCATCGCTGGTTTGCCGGGTTGAGGTAAATCAGGCCTTTAAGGTCGGCGATGAGTTCGTTTTCTGGCTTACCGCTGAGGCGTACCATGCGGGCCAGGTCGATACGGCCGGTTTCATTCATCGAAACGACCAGGGCGTCTTTCGCTGTTTCGACCTTGGTCACTTGGCGGCGCGGGCTCATCACTCGCTTGGTGAAGATCGCCGCCTTTTTTGCACTTGGTGGACGAGGATCCACACCGTGCTTCTTCGCTGTGTCTACACTGATGCCCTTGTCATAGTCGCTCTCGAGCGCGTGTAACAGCGGGTATTCAGGATCCTCGTGCATGGCAAGCCGGTTGGCCTGGGCGCTCACATGACCGAACTTGCGGACGAACAGGTCGTACACCTGGTTGAGCCCATGACGTTTAGTTGCCAGGTCGAAGTCGGCTGTAGTGTCGGATTGCTCCGCAAGCATCAAGTCTCGTAGTGCTTCTCTGATCTTGATCATGCCCTTGATGCGTTCGCCGGCACGCTCGTTTTTAGGTGTGACTTCGACGTAGTCGTGCTGGTCGAGAACGTCAGGCAGGCGCCGCGCGATGCGGCCATTCGGAGTCAGGAAGAAAGAGCCAATCTTGAGCGTGTCCGGCAGCACTACCTGGGCTTTTTCTGGCGCAGCCTCGTGCGAGATTTGCGCACGTGCCGAGGTGTAGGCGTTCATGGGCAGGACTTGGAGGCGCGCGGCGATAGCATCCTTCAGGTCAACGCCCGGTTCAGGCACCAGGTCAGCAGTCTCCCTGTGCATGTTATGGGCGATCACCATCTTCCCTGCCATCTGCTCAGGGTGTTCCACGAAATACTGATTGATGGTGATCGGGCGCCCAGTTTCACGGTCACGTATTTCACCGACATTGACCCAGCTCTTGTCCGTTTCCTCGCCGGCCTG
Above is a genomic segment from Stutzerimonas stutzeri containing:
- the icmT gene encoding IcmT/TraK family protein, giving the protein MRISIWQHAGRTPKIFGIPCMAFLPIFIWLFHMRLWTFGLACFVIAFFTVLSHFGLTFTVLWGKVLHLVRGPRIFARPWWYRNRFQDIDR
- the traJ gene encoding plasmid transfer ATPase TraJ — protein: MSSPNETGPVDAALIQKSEPVRIEPLLEPFDFRGDFTAQNFMRFLKSCADQGVSDLTIQGGDYIWAEKHGRQCKATIQTINQGQLSPLISSVWQAEVISKMRAGEGADRALELAGEELGIARGKRLRFRCNFIQARVAKIDEAYSITLRVIPSELPDIFQMNLEPELFEAMYPSQGLVLVCGPTGSGKTTLQAAVYGYAGSAMPDRKVVTYEDPVEFVLGGDHWKGPQPSQSQIGRDIGDFARGLKNAMRRKPSIIGIGEARDLETMDAMIEAGLSGHLCYATVHTESVPETINRIIQVYPPAQQSAVASRLMGCLRVIVVQRLLKTTDGKRVAIREFVIFDRDLRNELQSESYEQWSLILRKKLEAAKETLDDKAWELFIKERIDQSEFIELVGHKAFRMRMEAIS
- a CDS encoding Soluble lytic murein transglycosylase gives rise to the protein MALLIILLPSICKAEVPPPTYQNVAMQAGVPVEYLYAVAKTESNTQLTIGYYPWPWTLNVAGESRRFATFKEACADAESAVAKHGGRSVDIGIGQLNWGYNGFKYFASPCDSLNPRRNLEVAAMLLRQHFEKYGDWLEAAGRYHRPAGGAPAEIYKAKIRKRLQQITIVSR
- the pilM gene encoding type IV pilus biogenesis protein PilM; this encodes MPLILIFLVAMLTGIYFLSENSEASKIDSFTAENNVRVTNMLIYRNAVTLFAEANPSYTGVVPDNNLSLPTWFRKMNDIGNYVATGKAYVYAQGRSELAYALAEKTESIAVGIKKNGVLVHPSEGNTGIAVPASVPDESVVIL
- a CDS encoding PapB/FocB family fimbrial expression transcriptional regulator → MKVDGSVLIAGNVEPEHFELLLSDTKTSGEKVIAALRDHLVNGMSAKEATYKHGVTPSQFYNRLNGIQQKHAFICSVLKFYT
- a CDS encoding Eco57I restriction-modification methylase domain-containing protein — its product is MARRKQPPENQDQFTFDFTFNQTIETIDALQAEMDSDDETGVANYADRPTPTTGTRSESPAERNTASSPEFSLVQPAGVEDPRPLGIQQPAGAAGLGGSGRSDPAGSSVGTAAAGTTGFESLAGPVTAGPDGTRDPRAERDQHRAVAPSRNYRISSSDALGDGGAKAKFRDNIAALQLVKELREANRQANQDEQAILVRYVGWGGLPQAFDHQNTDWQKEYLALADLLTAEEYERARRSTQDAHYTSEIVINGIYEGLQRIGFDGGRIFEPAAGIGNFIGLTPSGLQDKLKFTAVELDPLTAEIGKHLYPQSTYINKGLQDVVIPAGHFDAVIGNPPFGSQTLYDPQHRELGGFSIHNYFLAKSLDKLRAGGVMAMVVSRYFLDANNTAARSYIADRAHLLGAIRLPNTAFKKNALTEVTTDIVFFKKAQAGEETDKSWVNVGEIRDRETGRPITINQYFVEHPEQMAGKMVIAHNMHRETADLVPEPGVDLKDAIAARLQVLPMNAYTSARAQISHEAAPEKAQVVLPDTLKIGSFFLTPNGRIARRLPDVLDQHDYVEVTPKNERAGERIKGMIKIREALRDLMLAEQSDTTADFDLATKRHGLNQVYDLFVRKFGHVSAQANRLAMHEDPEYPLLHALESDYDKGISVDTAKKHGVDPRPPSAKKAAIFTKRVMSPRRQVTKVETAKDALVVSMNETGRIDLARMVRLSGKPENELIADLKGLIYLNPANQRWETADQYLTGNVKDKLRNAAAAAAENPQYSENLEALRAVQPADIEPVDISVQLGSTWVPDRDVEEFVRHLLGRVSCRVTYQASLGKYLAKIGQADRTTGCVTWGTERYPAHQLIEAILLGHAIQVRDEVGKDERGNKIYRINEVQTAAANQKADEIRQAFLDWVWEDKERRERLARIYNDRFNTNVAARYDGSHLQLPGASLDITLRPHQKDAIWRGIQDGTALFDHVVGAGKTLVAVGTVMESKRMGLMNKPMVVVPNHLLLQWKDAFYSLYPNANILVAEKADFKKENREKLFARIATGDWDAVIVAHSSFKKIGMPEETLHDILSEQINDLSDAVRQLKAENGDRITIKEMEKARERMKERLERKADTGSKDQAVSFADLGVDALVVDEAHEFKNLYITTSLSRVSGLGNLAGSEKAFDLFVKCRYLQQRHEGRGVFFATGTPISNTIAELYTMQRYMQYDELKARGIVHFDAWASTFGQVVSGWELDATGVNYKLNSRFAKFQNVPELITQYRTFADVITKADLDRQAEERGTRFPVPKVKGGRPQNIVVDRSSDQAHFMGVQSVQTDDAGQPIYRADGSQVKEWNRGSIIHRMENLPKDPRIDNPLKITNEARKAGLDFRLINPAAPDHPDSKINVAIDNIHRIWSSWDERKGTQLVFCDLSTPKLKKAAGPAPANDDDEVDDDLPAVSMDELLAGSSQFSVYDDIKAKLLARGIPAHQVRFIHEASSDLQKSKLFDEMNRGEVRILLGSTAKMGAGTNVQRRLVAEHHLDAPWRPSDLEQREGRIIRQGNFFYEEDPEGFEVEILRYATKQTYDSRMWQTIEYKAAGIEQFRKGDTLQRVIEDVASEAANAAEMKAAATGNPLIFLQVKLSADLKKLEAVYSNFKRNLHGLESRIDWLAGADIRAERTISRCNAEIAIRDANTRDEFAFEANGKVYGEKDREQALAQIMYSMKKAIESKAQTLTDAAAEIPVGKYRGFEIEVYARRETLQFCLAGHDSYEPDNLRYSADDKFSLAGFTSRLDNFLAKFETWRSDAAETRDREKAEYQRALLEKDKPFPQQAKLEDLRQDVRDVMTELKLMQADDNHVSTWTPRSQREDQAPQQERMRLRM